A single region of the Candidatus Melainabacteria bacterium genome encodes:
- a CDS encoding DUF1574 domain-containing protein, which translates to MPTKTRVLSAFTLSLMAFAAINAGIAYTPYAKINPDVSSYRGWSWWTVNDIRSASRPANVALLGSSLMVAAIAECDANYLKHSLDLATYRGASYLDHTLSNKLGGSFNTMNISAPGQMPSDAYLTLKAALKEGMKPSIIIYGLAPRDFIDGTMQSPSDTEAFKFLQRSVDISDCGLDYYSSPFGKFDWLLQRSVNLYRISQDCRLALEKFSRQYLTHNGIFNLPEQEGAAGPFATRLRALLRPFNIEPGTFLALQTVNNQTSMIDNRRDYMDRYRNPDQRLYKTQFKFLERIIDVCDRENIELILVQMPITQDNVQILKPADYAKYRADLNQFATDKKIALLDLCKFEQYDKSDYRDTVHLNGYGGKKFVDNLVSAISSDAALKGAFTATGERYGNSVRLAQ; encoded by the coding sequence GTGCCGACCAAAACGAGAGTTCTATCAGCATTCACGCTATCGCTGATGGCATTTGCAGCCATCAATGCAGGAATAGCGTACACGCCCTATGCGAAAATAAATCCCGATGTCTCATCTTACCGAGGCTGGAGCTGGTGGACGGTCAACGACATCAGGAGCGCTTCCAGACCTGCAAATGTTGCACTGCTCGGGTCATCACTGATGGTGGCAGCGATCGCCGAGTGCGATGCAAATTATTTGAAACATTCACTCGACCTGGCGACCTATCGCGGTGCCAGCTATCTGGACCATACTTTGAGCAACAAATTAGGTGGCTCATTCAACACGATGAATATTTCGGCACCCGGACAGATGCCTTCTGATGCTTACTTGACCCTGAAAGCTGCGCTCAAGGAGGGCATGAAGCCCTCCATCATCATTTACGGTCTGGCGCCCAGAGACTTTATCGACGGCACAATGCAAAGCCCGTCCGACACCGAAGCATTCAAGTTCTTGCAGCGTAGCGTCGATATAAGTGACTGCGGTTTGGATTATTACTCATCTCCATTCGGCAAGTTCGACTGGTTGCTGCAGCGATCGGTCAATCTCTATCGCATCTCGCAAGACTGTCGCCTGGCACTGGAAAAGTTTTCCCGACAATATCTGACTCACAACGGCATCTTCAATCTTCCTGAGCAGGAAGGCGCCGCCGGACCATTCGCAACTCGATTGAGAGCCCTGCTCCGCCCCTTCAATATCGAACCAGGGACATTTTTGGCCCTGCAAACAGTCAACAACCAAACATCAATGATTGACAATCGTCGTGACTACATGGACCGCTACAGAAATCCGGACCAACGCCTTTACAAAACACAGTTCAAGTTTCTAGAGCGCATCATCGACGTGTGCGACAGGGAAAATATCGAGCTTATTCTCGTGCAAATGCCCATCACTCAAGACAACGTTCAGATTCTCAAGCCGGCAGACTACGCAAAATATAGAGCCGATTTAAACCAATTCGCTACTGATAAAAAAATCGCGCTGCTTGACCTGTGTAAATTCGAACAATATGACAAGAGCGATTATCGAGACACTGTGCACTTGAACGGTTACGGCGGCAAAAAGTTCGTTGACAATCTGGTTTCCGCAATCAGCTCAGATGCCGCCCTTAAAGGCGCTTTTACGGCAACTGGCGAACGTTATGGCAATTCCGTGAGACTGGCGCAGTAA
- a CDS encoding DUF4388 domain-containing protein gives MFSSSKKPPPDPSKIKLPKASIAPNMAELQAMHQQAAETGREVEQIWAEPDSTKSYSMSAKFENAAPSPTWTLWEDDGMEGRLVWKFETSDFELVNDVVCMLKKSKPATPANETPNEPQRPRDPFEAVKPQPVQQAPDPFGALKPQHQQNPYQSPASYQPGYFTKPEPVKPEAPQQPMMRNPYLDSSADDLGPTGLPMPKPLMPAKREPEGVYVKAEKKSDTIEGTLAEMAVPQLLRSLVTNQATGKLEILGEETVGEVYFEHGMPKHASTPSEYGDGAIKELVTWEKGTYVFTPNSRTDMRSVNETLEKVITEGVLLLDQKRHLKRAGLAYESYLIRLHKNLSDTELKLMLTKGAPLDFEFQRDVYHYLRHKRTFTDLLRDKPMDSTKWTALLFNFLSCGLIEIKQPDAIKGSALDFLGEARAQVQAIHESFIRPETGVYSYPALMYFMEYELNRYEAYNFPLSLIVFEIKNRRDGSSTSDVLTSQAAGIAAMRIDLVKRPLDIIGHFEAVDYGLLLPNTTGSSAAFVANRILESLTATPLIKGVDRNSLELAFGIACLPADGDDMESLVMSAKAAKAKAKSGQFPIVLSRSKKSN, from the coding sequence ATGTTTAGCAGTTCAAAGAAGCCACCACCAGATCCATCAAAGATAAAGTTGCCAAAGGCTTCCATCGCCCCAAACATGGCCGAATTGCAGGCGATGCACCAGCAAGCCGCCGAAACCGGGCGTGAAGTCGAACAAATCTGGGCGGAGCCTGATTCGACCAAGTCTTACAGCATGAGCGCCAAGTTCGAAAACGCTGCTCCAAGCCCCACATGGACCTTGTGGGAAGACGATGGCATGGAAGGAAGACTGGTCTGGAAATTTGAAACGTCTGATTTCGAGCTGGTCAACGACGTTGTCTGCATGCTCAAGAAGTCGAAACCAGCCACACCGGCAAATGAGACTCCAAACGAGCCGCAGCGCCCCCGTGACCCATTTGAAGCAGTCAAACCCCAACCGGTTCAACAAGCACCAGATCCATTCGGCGCACTAAAACCGCAGCACCAACAAAATCCATACCAGAGCCCTGCCTCTTATCAACCAGGCTACTTTACAAAACCAGAGCCTGTTAAGCCGGAAGCACCGCAGCAGCCGATGATGCGAAACCCATATCTGGACTCGTCCGCCGATGACTTAGGACCGACAGGGCTACCCATGCCCAAGCCTCTGATGCCTGCGAAACGTGAACCTGAGGGTGTATACGTCAAGGCAGAGAAGAAGTCCGACACAATCGAAGGCACACTGGCTGAAATGGCTGTTCCTCAGCTTTTACGGAGCCTTGTAACGAACCAGGCCACAGGCAAACTGGAAATCCTCGGCGAAGAAACAGTCGGCGAAGTATATTTCGAGCACGGCATGCCTAAACATGCCAGCACGCCGTCAGAATATGGCGACGGTGCCATCAAAGAGCTGGTCACCTGGGAGAAAGGAACATACGTCTTCACTCCGAACTCTCGCACTGATATGCGATCGGTGAATGAGACGCTGGAAAAGGTGATCACAGAAGGAGTCTTACTGCTCGACCAGAAACGACATCTGAAACGAGCCGGCCTGGCCTACGAATCGTATCTGATTCGCCTGCACAAAAATCTGAGCGATACAGAGCTGAAACTGATGCTCACCAAAGGCGCTCCTCTCGATTTTGAATTCCAACGTGATGTCTATCACTACTTGAGACACAAGCGCACCTTCACAGACCTCTTGCGCGACAAGCCCATGGATAGCACGAAGTGGACGGCGCTGCTTTTCAATTTCCTCTCTTGCGGTTTGATCGAAATCAAACAACCTGACGCGATCAAGGGTTCTGCTTTAGACTTTTTAGGTGAAGCAAGAGCGCAAGTGCAAGCGATTCACGAATCGTTCATTCGCCCGGAAACAGGCGTTTACTCGTATCCAGCCCTGATGTATTTCATGGAGTATGAACTGAACCGCTATGAAGCGTACAACTTTCCGCTCTCATTGATAGTTTTTGAAATCAAAAATCGTCGCGACGGCAGTTCTACATCAGACGTACTAACCAGTCAGGCTGCGGGAATTGCAGCGATGAGAATCGATCTGGTAAAACGACCACTCGATATCATCGGACACTTCGAAGCAGTCGACTACGGTTTGTTATTGCCGAATACCACTGGTTCTTCTGCTGCTTTCGTGGCTAACAGAATATTGGAAAGCTTGACTGCAACTCCGCTGATCAAAGGCGTTGACCGTAATTCTCTCGAACTCGCCTTCGGCATAGCCTGCTTACCCGCCGATGGTGATGACATGGAAAGCCTGGTCATGTCTGCCAAAGCTGCAAAAGCAAAAGCGAAGAGCGGACAGTTCCCGATCGTTCTGTCGCGCAGCAAAAAGAGTAATTGA
- a CDS encoding sulfate adenylyltransferase subunit 2: MSDYLDSLENESIFIIREAYSRTKNLGLLWSMGKDSTVLLHLVRKAFLGNVPIPLVHIDTSYKIPEMITWRDSYTKEHGLRLIVGANKRALEEGMNPGMGRLTCCGALKTQALLDTIKDHKIQALLVGIRRDEEGSRGKERVCSPRPESGTWTYKEQPAEIWHYYNMHVPENIHLRVHPLLQWTEMDVWEYIRRENLDIMPLYFSKDGKRYRSLGCSPCTGTIDSTASNLDEIIEELRTTKTGERAGRAQDKVDTYAMQKLRSGGYM; encoded by the coding sequence ATGAGCGACTACCTCGACTCCCTCGAGAACGAAAGCATTTTCATCATCAGGGAAGCTTATAGCAGGACTAAGAATCTCGGTCTGCTCTGGTCAATGGGTAAAGATTCGACGGTGCTGCTGCACCTGGTTCGTAAGGCATTTCTAGGCAATGTGCCGATTCCGCTTGTGCATATCGACACGAGCTATAAGATTCCGGAGATGATCACCTGGCGTGACAGCTACACGAAAGAGCATGGTCTGCGTTTGATCGTCGGTGCGAACAAGAGAGCTCTCGAGGAAGGCATGAACCCCGGTATGGGACGGCTTACTTGCTGCGGCGCTCTCAAGACTCAGGCTTTGCTTGACACAATCAAAGACCACAAAATTCAAGCTTTGTTGGTGGGTATTCGTCGTGACGAAGAAGGTTCGCGCGGCAAGGAACGAGTCTGTTCACCACGTCCTGAAAGCGGTACCTGGACTTACAAAGAGCAGCCTGCCGAAATCTGGCACTACTACAACATGCATGTTCCTGAAAACATTCATTTGCGAGTACATCCGCTGTTGCAGTGGACAGAGATGGATGTCTGGGAATACATTCGCCGCGAAAATCTCGACATCATGCCGCTTTACTTTTCAAAAGATGGTAAACGGTATCGCAGCTTGGGATGCTCACCATGCACCGGCACAATCGATTCGACTGCCAGCAATCTGGACGAAATCATTGAAGAATTGAGAACTACAAAAACCGGCGAACGCGCGGGACGAGCGCAGGACAAGGTTGATACCTATGCCATGCAAAAGCTGAGAAGCGGAGGTTACATGTAA